CCAGCATCCGGGGCAGCAGACCGAATTCGTCATCGCTGCCTTCCCGCTGGGCGGCTACGTCAAGATGCTCGACGAGCGCGAGGGGCCGGTGGCTCCCGAAGAGCGGCACCGGGCCTTCAACACCCAGCCCCTGAGGTCGCGCGCGGCCATTGTTGCGGCCGGGCCTATCGCCAATCTGTTGCTGGCGATCGTGCTTTACACGGCCGTCAACTGGATCGGCGTGGAAGAGCCGATTGCGAAGTTGGCGCGGCCGGTGGCGGCTTCGCTGGCCGAAGCTGCGGGCCTGCGCGGCGGTGAGCACATCACGCGCGCCGGCTTCGACGGCGATCTGACACCGGTCCAGTCCTTCGAGGATCTGCGCTGGCGCATGACGCAGGGCGCACTCAACGCCCGGGACCTGACGCTCGAAGTGGCCGGCGAAGACGGCAAGCCGGCGCGCCAGCTGGTGCTGCCGCTGAGCCGGATGGAGGCCAAGGACGCCGATCCGCAGATGTTCCGCAAGATCGGCGTGCTCGCGCCCCTGACCCGTCCCGAAATCGGCGAAGTCATGGCCGGCGGCGCCGGCGAGCAGTCGGGGCTGCGCAAGGGCGATCTGGTGCGCGCCATCGGCGAGACGGCCATCTACGATGGACAGCAGCTGCGCGAGGTGATCCGCGCTTCGGTCGACGGCGACCAGCCGCGCACCCAGGCCTGGGAGATTCAACGCGGCGGCCAGTCGCTCACGCTCGAGGTGAAGCCCGAGGTGCGCGAGGAGGGCGCCGCCAAGGTCGGCCGGATCGGCGCGTACGTTGGTGCACCCCCGGACATGGTGACGGTGCGCCAGGGGCCGGTCGATGGCGTCTGGCGCGGTGTGGTGCGCACATGGGAGATGTCCGCGCTGACCGTGCGCATGATGGTCAAGATGGTGACCGGACAGGCGTCGCTGAAGAACCTGAGCGGTCCGCTGACCATTGCCGACTATGCGGGCAAGTCCGCGAGCCTCGGCCTGACCCAGTACCTGATCTTCCTGGCGGTCATCAGCGTGAGCCTGGGCGTGCTCAATCTCATGCCGCTCCCGGTCCTCGATGGAGGACACCTGATGTATTATCTTTGGGAGGGCCTGACCGGCAAAAGCGTCTCTGACGCCTGGATGGAACGGCTTCAGCGCGGCGGTGTCGCCTTGCTGCTGGTCATGATGTCGGTCGCACTCTTCAACGACGTCACGCGGCTCTTTGGTTAACTTTCTGCCGGCCCTTTCCGTGCCGGCTCAATTCACAGATGAACAAAAACTCCAATCGCTTTCGCCTGCGTAGCGTTGTCGCGGTGGTTGCCAGTGCACTCGCAGCCACGGCAGCCTGGGCCGTCGAGCCTTTCACGGTGCGCGACATCCGCGTCGAAGGCCTGCAACGCGTCGAGGCCGGCACGATCTTCGCGTCATTGCCGGTGCGCGTGGGCGATACTTACAGTGACGAACGCGGCTCGGCCGCCATTCGCGCGCTGTTCGACCTGGGGTTGTTCAAGGACGTGCGCATCGACGTCAACGGCAATGTGCTGGTGGTGATCGTCGAGGAGCGCCCCACCATCGCCGACGTCGATTTCGTCGGTACCAAGGAATTCGACAAGGCGGCACTGCAGAAGGCCCTGCGCGAAATCGGCCTGACCGACGGCCGCCCGTACGACAAGGCGCTGGCTGATCGCGCCGAGCAGGAGCTCAAGCGCCAGTACGTGAGCCGCAGCCTCTACAACGCGCAGGTCGTGACCACCGTCACGCCCATCGAGCGCAACCGCGTCAACCTGACGTTCACCGTCACCGAAGGCGATTCCGCACGCATCCGCGAAGTCCACATCGTCGGCAGCAAGGCCTTCAGCGAATCGACGCTGCTGAGCCTGTTCGACCAGGACAGCGGCGGCTTCATGAGCTGGTACACCAAGTCCAACCAGTACTCGCGCGCCAAGCTCAACGCCGACCTCGAAACGCTGCGCTCGTACTACATCACGCGCGGCTACCTCGAATTCCGTATCGATTCGACCCAGGTCGCCATCTCGCCCGACCGCAAGGACCTGACGGTCACGGTCAACATCACCGAAGGCGAGAAGTTCGTGGTGGCTGGCGTCAAGCTCAACGGCAACTACCTGGGCCGCGACGACGAGTTCAAGTCGCTGATCACCATCAAGCCCGGCGAGGCCTACAACGGCGAACTGGTCACGGAAACCACCAAGGCCTTCAGCGACTACTTCGGCACCTTCGGCTATGCCTTCGCCAAGGTGCAGGCCGTTCCCGACATCGACCGTGTCAACAACCGCGTCACGCTCACGCTGCAGGCTGAGCCTTCGCGCCGCGTGTACGTGCGCCGTGTGTCCGTCGGCGGTAACAACAAGACCCGCGACGAAGTGATTCGCCGCGAGTTCCGGCAGTACGAAGCCTCCTGGTACGACGGCGACAAGATCAAGGTTTCGCGCGATCGCGTGGACCGCCTGGGTTTCTTCACCGAAGTGAACGTCGAGACCCAGGAAGTGCCCGGTTCGCCCGATCAGGTGGACCTGACCGTCAACGTGGCCGAAAAGCCCACCGGCAGCCTGCAGCTCGGCGCCGGCTATTCGAGCGCCGAGAAGGTCGCGCTGACCTTTGGTATTTCGCAGGAAAACGTGTTCGGCTCCGGCAATTTCCTGGGCGTGCAGGTCAACACCAGCAAGTACAACCGCACGATCTCGTTGACCACCACCGACCCGTATTTCACGAAAGACGGCATCTCGCGCACGGTCAGCGTCTATCACACGACGACGCGTCCGTACTCGTCGACCACCGACGGTGACTACAAGCTGGTCAACCAAGGGGCGTCCATCCGTTTCGGCGTGCCGTTCAGCGAGCTCGACACCGTGTTCTTCGGCATCGGGCTCGAACGGTATGCGTTCGATCCGAACTCGTCCACGTCGCTCTCGGGCCTCTATACGCCCAAGTCCTATCTGCGATATTTCCAGTGCAATACGAATACCGAAGGGCCGTGGCCGCCGGGCTTCATCGTGACTGGATGCGATCAGAAGAGCGTCTGGGGCGTGCCGCTCACCGTCGGTTGGGGCCGCGACAGCCGAGACAGCGCGCTGGTTCCGACCACCGGGGTCATGCAGCGTGCCAATGTCGAGCTTGGCGTAGGCGGCGACATGCAATACATCAAGACGAACTACCAATACCAGCAGTTCTTCGCGATCAACAAGCAATACACCTTCGCCATCAACGGCGATGTGGGCTACGCGAAGGCCCTGGGCAGCAAGGTCTACCCGATCTTCAAGAACTTCTATGCGGGTGGCTTGGGCTCGGTCCGCGGTTTTGAACAGAATTCGCTCGGCCCGCGCGATGTGCCACTGATCGGCCAGACCGATGGCGCTCCACTG
This region of Variovorax sp. RKNM96 genomic DNA includes:
- the rseP gene encoding RIP metalloprotease RseP; amino-acid sequence: MLTVIAFVVALGVLIAVHEYGHYRVAVACGVKVERFSIGFGKALFRWQPKRQHPGQQTEFVIAAFPLGGYVKMLDEREGPVAPEERHRAFNTQPLRSRAAIVAAGPIANLLLAIVLYTAVNWIGVEEPIAKLARPVAASLAEAAGLRGGEHITRAGFDGDLTPVQSFEDLRWRMTQGALNARDLTLEVAGEDGKPARQLVLPLSRMEAKDADPQMFRKIGVLAPLTRPEIGEVMAGGAGEQSGLRKGDLVRAIGETAIYDGQQLREVIRASVDGDQPRTQAWEIQRGGQSLTLEVKPEVREEGAAKVGRIGAYVGAPPDMVTVRQGPVDGVWRGVVRTWEMSALTVRMMVKMVTGQASLKNLSGPLTIADYAGKSASLGLTQYLIFLAVISVSLGVLNLMPLPVLDGGHLMYYLWEGLTGKSVSDAWMERLQRGGVALLLVMMSVALFNDVTRLFG
- the bamA gene encoding outer membrane protein assembly factor BamA; translated protein: MNKNSNRFRLRSVVAVVASALAATAAWAVEPFTVRDIRVEGLQRVEAGTIFASLPVRVGDTYSDERGSAAIRALFDLGLFKDVRIDVNGNVLVVIVEERPTIADVDFVGTKEFDKAALQKALREIGLTDGRPYDKALADRAEQELKRQYVSRSLYNAQVVTTVTPIERNRVNLTFTVTEGDSARIREVHIVGSKAFSESTLLSLFDQDSGGFMSWYTKSNQYSRAKLNADLETLRSYYITRGYLEFRIDSTQVAISPDRKDLTVTVNITEGEKFVVAGVKLNGNYLGRDDEFKSLITIKPGEAYNGELVTETTKAFSDYFGTFGYAFAKVQAVPDIDRVNNRVTLTLQAEPSRRVYVRRVSVGGNNKTRDEVIRREFRQYEASWYDGDKIKVSRDRVDRLGFFTEVNVETQEVPGSPDQVDLTVNVAEKPTGSLQLGAGYSSAEKVALTFGISQENVFGSGNFLGVQVNTSKYNRTISLTTTDPYFTKDGISRTVSVYHTTTRPYSSTTDGDYKLVNQGASIRFGVPFSELDTVFFGIGLERYAFDPNSSTSLSGLYTPKSYLRYFQCNTNTEGPWPPGFIVTGCDQKSVWGVPLTVGWGRDSRDSALVPTTGVMQRANVELGVGGDMQYIKTNYQYQQFFAINKQYTFAINGDVGYAKALGSKVYPIFKNFYAGGLGSVRGFEQNSLGPRDVPLIGQTDGAPLGGTKKAVFNAELSTPFPGAGNDRTLRLYGFFDVGNVFGSRAPGLTDEQYKAQKKLRASVGLGISWISPLGPLRLAYAFPVKSQKEVLDPTTGFVVIPKDRIQRLQFQIGTSF